A portion of the Pseudomonas protegens CHA0 genome contains these proteins:
- a CDS encoding transglycosylase SLT domain-containing protein, producing MTRSSILLALCLSLLLPSPALARLPGPLEAHATGKVRDLAEIRSSRVLRVLVNQSRNSSGEVQGQAIGVEYHRLRSFEQYLNGHARDGQEISLKIIPKAKDQLLGALQRGEGDLVAPGELLEAQPGNAVSSSDPIVSNVPLLLVGIKGERRYTRIEQLSGKTLTLTTGSAAGDAVSQINQKLALHKLAPIKVEWVDPSLAVEDVLEMVQGGIFHLTVVEQPIAERWSKILPKLRLDRQLKISEPGEEHWFVRRDASMLRASIDRFLKTYKAPADQDVAFLRIYRRQYQVHYPLARADRQRLEKLRPVLQKHAGEQGMDWLNLAALAFKESALQPPSRSGSGPTGLMQITPSAAQRVGVNNIQSVDSNVQAGAKYLAMIRRKFFASPKLNERERMAFVLAAYNMGPERVQGMRSEARRRGLNPNQWFFQVERIAMEQVGMGAVSYVNSVNKYYLAFDRERDSLEPPERKVASRK from the coding sequence ATGACCCGATCCTCGATATTGCTCGCGCTGTGCCTGTCATTGCTGCTGCCCTCGCCGGCGCTGGCGCGCTTGCCCGGGCCACTGGAAGCACACGCCACGGGAAAAGTGCGCGACCTGGCGGAAATCCGCAGCAGCCGGGTACTCCGGGTGCTGGTCAATCAGAGCCGCAATAGCTCCGGAGAAGTCCAGGGCCAGGCCATAGGTGTCGAGTACCACCGCCTGCGCTCGTTCGAGCAGTACCTCAATGGCCATGCTCGCGACGGCCAGGAAATCAGCCTGAAGATCATTCCCAAAGCCAAGGATCAATTGCTGGGTGCATTGCAGCGGGGCGAGGGCGACCTGGTGGCGCCTGGTGAGCTGCTGGAAGCCCAGCCCGGAAATGCGGTCAGCTCCAGCGACCCGATCGTCAGTAATGTTCCCCTGCTGCTAGTCGGGATCAAGGGTGAGCGCCGTTATACACGGATCGAACAGCTGTCCGGCAAGACCCTGACCCTGACTACCGGTAGTGCGGCGGGGGACGCGGTCAGCCAGATCAATCAGAAGCTGGCCCTGCACAAGCTGGCGCCGATCAAGGTGGAGTGGGTCGACCCCAGCCTGGCGGTGGAGGATGTGCTGGAAATGGTCCAGGGCGGTATTTTCCACCTGACGGTTGTCGAGCAGCCGATTGCCGAACGCTGGAGCAAGATCCTGCCCAAATTGCGTTTGGACAGGCAGTTGAAGATCAGTGAGCCGGGTGAAGAACACTGGTTTGTCCGGCGCGATGCGTCGATGCTGCGGGCGAGTATCGACCGCTTCCTCAAGACCTATAAGGCGCCGGCGGATCAGGATGTGGCGTTCCTGCGTATCTACCGACGCCAGTATCAGGTGCACTATCCCCTGGCCCGGGCCGACCGTCAGCGTCTGGAAAAACTGCGTCCGGTTTTGCAGAAGCATGCCGGCGAACAGGGCATGGACTGGCTGAACCTGGCGGCGCTGGCGTTCAAGGAGTCAGCGTTGCAACCCCCTTCCAGAAGCGGCAGCGGCCCTACCGGGCTGATGCAGATCACGCCTTCGGCAGCGCAGCGGGTCGGGGTCAACAATATTCAGTCCGTAGATAGCAATGTGCAGGCAGGGGCCAAGTACCTGGCGATGATTCGCCGTAAATTTTTTGCCAGCCCCAAACTCAATGAGCGCGAGCGCATGGCATTTGTGCTGGCGGCCTACAACATGGGGCCGGAGCGGGTGCAGGGTATGCGCAGTGAAGCCCGGCGGCGGGGGCTCAACCCCAACCAGTGGTTCTTCCAGGTGGAGCGCATCGCCATGGAGCAAGTGGGCATGGGGGCCGTCAGCTATGTTAATAGCGTCAACAAATACTATCTGGCCTTTGATCGTGAACGAGACTCCCTGGAGCCTCCGGAGCGAAAAGTTGCGTCACGTAAATAA